TATCCTtagataaataaagttgtgcTTTAGTTTCTAGACTtgacttttatttcctttttgagTGTTTGTAATAATCCAACCTTATGTTTATTGTGGAAACTTATATAAAAACTACTTTATGTGTTATCCTCATAATGTTACATTTAAACCTCTGCTCAAAAATGACTCCACTGACATGTTTCTACTGCagtataacattttatttttattctatatCTTGAGATGATCTTTAAATCGTATTTAATGGGCTCACTTTGACTCATTGTTCTGATGATTCCTGTAGCATGGCCTCTTATGAACACaggaggtttgtttgtttgtgttttctcattgTTTGCTgatctaaatgtgttttgtttgtttgtgactgTTTTCCAGACTGGCAGCCATGCTGACCAGCTTTATTGAAGGCCTCCTCTGCTGCCTCACCTCCAAGTCAACCAACACCGTGGTTCCTGTGGAGACCTCCGAACCTGCAGATGGCTACGAGTTTGTGGAGGTGAAACCGGGCCGGGTCCTGCGGGTTCGACACATCATCCCTGACCGGCCGGTGGTGGAGGAACCCACGCAGGGTGGGATCGTGAGCTGCAAGAGAAAGATCACAGTCTACCGCAGTGGACAGCTGTTCATTGAGAACTTGGGTGAGAGGGCGAGCGCAGAGCTGAAAACCTGCCAGAACGGAGACACAGAACCCAACAGCACCGTGGAAGTGGAACTGACAGACTGCCGGAACTCCTCGCCGCCCGTCAACATACCTGAGGTCCGGTCAGACTCAGTCACAGCTGGAAACAACGTGGCGACTCCTGagacaggagcagcaggagaagcACCAGCTGCAGGACAGAATGAGCTGGCCCAGCAACCCCGCAAACGAAGGAGGAAACCCAAACGCACCGTGGTGATCGACTGCGACAGGAGGATATCCTCCTGCAAGGGGACACATTCAGACGTGGCTCTGTTCTTCATCCACGGGGTGGGGGGCTCGCTGGACATCTGGGGAAGCCAGCTGGACTTCTTTTCCCAACTTGGTTACGAGGTGATCATCCCGGACCTGGCGGGCCACGGGGCCAGCTCAGCTCCACATATCGCTGCTGCCTACACTTTCTACGCCCTGGCTGAAGATATGAGACTAATATTCAAGAGATATGCAAAGAAGAGAAATATCCTCATAGGACATTCTTATGGGTAAATTAAAGATTCAAACTTTTTGAATGAAGGAGAGTGAAAGAGAACACATTTTGATTAAGATGTTAGAACgttatataaatgttttgctgccatcagattgttttctcctaaaaaatggtacaatagttgttttttatgttctaCTGCtgataaaatgtgggtttatgagatttgcaaatcattgcattttgttttattttaaatttacacagTATTGAACTTGTTCAGAATTAGGGTTGTATATTATAACCAGCTGGTTGTTCTAATTCTTCAGTGTGTCGTTCTGCACATTTCTGGCCCACGAGTTTCCGGACCAGATCCACAAGATGGTGATGATCAACGGTGGTGGTCCCACAGCTCTGGAGCCCAGCATCTGCTCCATCTTCAACCTGCCCACCTGTGTGCTTCACTGCCTCTCCCCCCTGCTGGCCTGGAGTTTCCTGAAGTAAGAGATTCAAATATTCACATTTCTGGAAGCCCATTCAGATCTGAGGTCCATAAGCTATCAGGCTGTTTCAGCTGACCTCCAGGCTCAGATAAATCTCTGTCTCTGCAGGGCCGGCTTTGCTCGGCAGGGATCCaaggagaagcagctgctgaaagAGAACAATGCCTTCAATGTGTCGTCATTCGTGTTGCGTGCCATGATGAGCGGACAGTACTGGCCCGAGGGGGACGAGGTTTACCACGCTGAGCTCACGGTGCCCGTCCTGCTCGTTCACGGCATGCACGACAAGTTTGTCCCTGTTGAGGAGGATCAGCGAATGGCAGAGGTGAGGCCTCCAAGGCCAAAACTCTGAGTCCAAACAGAGAAAATTATCTTGGTAAAATCTACTGAAGTGTGGCAAGTGTTTGGAGTAAAATAAGactaaataaactgatttatgcAGGAATGGAGAAGAGTATTGTGATGGTTGCAAAAAAACATATTATTCCACATGGATCAGTTTTATATGCAAAAAAATGATAAGATTATTATTAATCTGAGGCTTCATATTTACCTAAAACAATCAATTTCTTGCATTAATATTAAAGACTTTgttttccttgaagaaatgcatgtcacctgctTCCATTCTTGTTATAATTAAATCAGTATTTTGCAGTTTAAGCTGAATGTAAGCAAAATGAAAGTGTAACTTTTTGGTATTATTTATCTTCCTTGTCAGATTCTTCTCATGGCGTTTCTGAAGGTCCTGGAGGACGGCAGTCACATGGTCATGTTGGAGTGTCCCGAGGCTGTCAACACACTCCTGCACGAGTTCTTCCTCTGGGAACCAGCCACCCAACCGCCACCGAAAAAAGAGCCCAAAACCCGTCCAGAAACCGCCAAAGCTCAAACTGAAAATGCCCGGGCCACATCTGACTGCACCAAGGTCCGGCCCGCGTCTGCCAAGCAAACGTAACCGAACTGAGGCCGAGTGAAGATAACTGAAGGTCAAAGCTGACTCAGATCACAGTTAATCACAGCTCAGGCACTTCCTGAGAAACTGAGCGGGTTTGAACTGCAGAACAAAAAGTCGGTTCATTGGAGGTGGAAACACTCCGGAGAGTTTGGTTActgactgaaacacaaaagatgGTTCAGTTTTCAGCTCACAGGTGTCTCAAACAATCAGCAGAGGATGATGTGGTTGTGCCTTGAAGTGGGAAAAAATAACTCAGCCACAGGAACGATGGTGAAAAATCCACCAAGTGGTGAAAGAGATGAACTTTGGCATGAAACTGGGAGTAAATTAGCctcttgtttttagcattttttatcATGAAACTGTGACAAACTGTTTGGATGCTGGGGTGTGTTCTATAGCTGGacttttctcactttttgtAAACGTGGGGTTTCAAGATAACACTCATTTTCACACAATATAGACTTTGATGAGAGTAAAGCAAACAGTAGAAtgtgtgtgatttaaaataatgaacatttgaactttttataTCTCAGTTTGTCCTACAGATGAGCATGATTTTTACACTGTGCACCAGGAATTTACCAAAAGAAAAGCTGTCGTTCTTGTATGTTAAAGTGACATGGATCCAAGTGTCACCTGGTGTTCTTCAGAACAGGATGAATGTTGTGATTCAtcaagctaaaaaagaaaaatactgaataAGTGCTGCTCAGGACAGAAGTGAAAGTAAATCTGATGCTTCCTTAAATGATGCTCAGTCAAGCATGCATTACCAAATTTAGTTAAAGCTCATCAATGACTCCGAACCTCCcctacattttacattttaaactcagGTCTTAAAACTTTGATGCATCTGGAACATACCAGTGTTGTGAtcatttcacacaataaaactaaaactgttcttaagctaaaaaaaagtgtaaaaatatcacatttcttttttaaaatgacaaaacgtCATTAGGGGAAGTTATGTGGGTGTAGCATTTCTGggaaactgaaagtaaaacctcaatttttggttttaaaagtctAGATTAAACATTTCCagtatattttctttgtttgacatTGTGAAATCATGTTTAATCTAAGATATACTGCATTCATTTCAAAGACATGCATCAAATAATACTAAACAACTtgcacaaatgaaaacaaaagagttCAACTGGCAACTTTtataaatgatatattttttgtttacatttaatgtgataaaattagcacatttaaagaaaaaaatgaacttgtttGCAAAaccattttcttatttttggatgtttttttgttttttctcctcactcagatttattttattttgaagtttattgTGAATTATCCTTGCAGCAGCTCCTAAACTGAACTTCACCTGTTGTTTGATCATTTATGATTGCACTCCTGTTCATTTTCCTGCACTTTTTCAGGTTTTGTACCTCTTCAGGCTCTTCGACAGAAAACCGATGAGCTGCTGAACGTGAGGACGATCAGAGGGGTCGCTCgtttaaagtttgatgtttttgcatGTAGAAAATACTTTTTGCACTTCAGTTTCTTTCAGAGTTTAGACGAAAAAGGATGCGAGTTTAATCAGAGAAAATCCCTTGACTGAATATGATTGTCCTGAACTGAAGGAAACTGTCCATTTTATACGTTGTGTGTCTTATATTTTGTTACTGTTTGCCTTCAACGGTCAAAACTGATGATTTTCAaagtattatttaaaacaaagttgtgaattttatattttagcaaacttgtgtttttctttttctacactTTTTGTGATGGTATTAAACTTTCATTGAGCCGGTGTGAGACTTCAGAGTGTCTCTCTGGGAAATTCAGCCACAAATAATACACTGTATTAGTACAACACTtgagtagttttatttttaccaagaAGGTACAAGGCTGCATGATAAATTCTGAACCAAATTTAGAAAGTACATCAGATATAAGTGAACAATAGcagaaagtgaggaaaaaatacagaaggacttattttatatttaaatggcATCTTATTGGTGTTTCTTACAATACAGTAAATCTAAGGTTCCTAGtttgaaaacagcagatttggtaaacttctcatttttctttcacaaataaTTTATAAGTTACAGCAGTTGAAACTATACTtttggaaataaacagaaaataggCTATTTTATCAATTTCTTAGGCAACTTTCCATCGAAGCAACATGATAGCTTTACAATGTTTGTACATTCAAAATACTGtatattcttttctttttaaaaaaagcgtTGAAGTGAAGCGTTTCTTCCCAGATATAAAATGCATGACGAggcccccctcccctcctctcagACCTCCACAGTGGCAGTGGGACCATTGCTGGTCTCCTCCAGGGGGGAGGACTCTGTGGGGGGGCTGGTCTCCTTTGCAGGCTCctctgttttggtttctttctcACCTTGAGCCACCAGAGGGGCGCTCTCTGCTGCCTCCTGCTGGTCGCCGCTGGGAGTGCCGGCGGGCTGCTCGGCCTCAGCCGGCTTCTCTGCAGCTTTGGTTTCATCCACAATCTGAAGGCAGTCGGCTGCAGCAGCCTTCACTGGCTTCACTTCCCCGTTCTGCACAGGAAAGGCGCCCCCCAGAGCGTTGTAAATGAACTGATACTGCTCCTGGGAGAGAGATTGGACGGGAAATGGGGGACATTATAATGCTGCTCAGGCTTTTATAGAATAAACTTCACCAGTGGTCACATCTGCacaatttaatttacaaataaaaaggatgttttctgcaaaaaagGTGTGAGTTATTAAGGCTGAAAGAGGCAGAGCAGTAGAAAACAGTAGAGCTGAAAGTACCAAGAGTCTAACTCAAAGATAAAGCAGCGAAATGATAACTAAAGACTAAAAATAGCAacaggctggctaaaagctaaagtagcataGGTGTAGCAAAAGgtcaaaagtagctaaaagttttgtaaaactaTCAAACAGCTAGGTTAGAATCTAAATGCAGCAAATcgagccaaaagctaaaattgcaaaaggctggctaaaagagCCAAGAGGAACtatatttttgaaggaactgaggagatctGAGAAATCTGAAATGTAGAAAAACTAGCAGCTTCATTTTTAGGCCTCTACTTGTTAAAAGGTTTAAAGGACATATTCTAGTTACAGTATTTCTCTTGCTTATATCTTTACTTGTTACAGTGAGCATGGTTACTGTTCGTTATCTTTTATTgatcattttgttgtaaaaacatttttaaagaaaactaagaaAACATCTGCAATTAAAAAACTTTAGTCTGAAAACAGTGATAAGAAGTCAGAGTACTGAGAGAAACAGTGTTGGCGTTTCAtcaagtttttctttccttttcatttaaaattatgtGATAAATAAGACAACAAGTGTCATTCATGAGAAGTCATGATCTTCTGGTACAAATTACCATATAAGACATAAATGGATgcaggaaggaaaacaaagtattttttctttgtggctTTGCAGCTCCAACCTAATGTAGTGAAAGTGCGAGGTTTGACAGGTGTCGGTTCCTTTTTCTTACCAGGCTGGGGATCATCCCCCGTCTCTCTTTGCGTAGCGTTTTGACCACTTGGAAAACGTCCACCAGTTTCTCAGTCTCAGCGCTGTCCATCAGGTTCCACAGAGCACAGAAAACCCCTGAACGGGACGAGCCATCGCTGAGGAGATAAAAGAGTTACAATAAGGACACAGCCAGTTATCTCTTTTATTGGGTCTGTATCTCTAGTAGTATTTACTGTATCACCCTCCTAAAAGTTACTTTTAACTTGATGGAAAGCCTGACAGGAGTCAAATGTTCAATTTATAATAAATCAAGTTTGACTGAATGCTGCTCGGAGTTAAAATTTGTCAGCATTAATTATTGTTAAAAGGTCAATATTGATCCAACACCCTCAATTTTCTTAacgttttctgtcaaacttaAAGGCAGCTGAAGATATGGAGTGGCAGAActgattatttattataaaaacacaaatgcataATTCTTTTGATAAATGCATCTGTTCGGTCTGAATACACGCTGTTCCTTTAATCCTCCCCTGGACCTGAAAGTACGCaggtttctcttcctctctttagttacgagggcttcaggagggttcaAATCTCCTCCCTGGACAGTTTCTGGGAGGTTTCCTTACTTGCAGTGGACCACAATGGGGACGCCTCTCTGTGATTTGCCACAGACGCAGTTTTTCCTGATGTCTTTGATCATATCTATGAGGTCCTGAGGTTTCTCCGGCAGCTCTGTGCCCTCCCAATTCAGGAACTGGAAGTGTTTCACCAGACGACTCTCTTTTCTCTGTAGACAGACGTGGCGTTGGCTTCAGACAGCTCT
The Kryptolebias marmoratus isolate JLee-2015 linkage group LG24, ASM164957v2, whole genome shotgun sequence DNA segment above includes these coding regions:
- the abhd8b gene encoding protein ABHD8, coding for MLTSFIEGLLCCLTSKSTNTVVPVETSEPADGYEFVEVKPGRVLRVRHIIPDRPVVEEPTQGGIVSCKRKITVYRSGQLFIENLGERASAELKTCQNGDTEPNSTVEVELTDCRNSSPPVNIPEVRSDSVTAGNNVATPETGAAGEAPAAGQNELAQQPRKRRRKPKRTVVIDCDRRISSCKGTHSDVALFFIHGVGGSLDIWGSQLDFFSQLGYEVIIPDLAGHGASSAPHIAAAYTFYALAEDMRLIFKRYAKKRNILIGHSYGVSFCTFLAHEFPDQIHKMVMINGGGPTALEPSICSIFNLPTCVLHCLSPLLAWSFLKAGFARQGSKEKQLLKENNAFNVSSFVLRAMMSGQYWPEGDEVYHAELTVPVLLVHGMHDKFVPVEEDQRMAEILLMAFLKVLEDGSHMVMLECPEAVNTLLHEFFLWEPATQPPPKKEPKTRPETAKAQTENARATSDCTKVRPASAKQT